One genomic region from Lynx canadensis isolate LIC74 chromosome E1, mLynCan4.pri.v2, whole genome shotgun sequence encodes:
- the KRT24 gene encoding keratin, type I cytoskeletal 24 isoform X1, with amino-acid sequence MSCSSHVSSSRAGGSGSVRVSAAGSSFSSGSRCGLGGGSTRGFRGGTGGRGLSRGSGSGSGGGFGSSVQGGFGGTSGSGAGFGGGSGFGGGSGFGGGSGFGGGSGFGGGSGIGGGASGGFYIYGGGLGGGRGGGVGDGGLFSGGEKQTMRNLNDRLASYLDKVRALEEANSDLESKIKEWYDKFGPGSGDGGSGKDYNKYYPVIEDLRNQIIAATIENAGIVLQIDNARLAADDFRLKYENELYLWQAVEADINGLRKVLDDLTMTRADLEMQIESLTEELAYLKKNHEEEMKTMQGSSGGDVTVEMNAAPGTDLTKLLNDMRAQYEELAEQNRHEAEEQFNKQSASLQAQISTNAGAASSAKNEITELRRTLQALEIELQSQTAMKSSLEATLADTEADYMAQLSEIQMQISGLEEQICQIRGETECQNAEYEQLLNVKTCLEMEIETYHRLLDGEGGSSGFGGSDFRNSGSRNTGSRNMGSRDLSVSGDSRSGSCSGQGREANKTRVTKTIVEEVVDGKVISSQVSNVSEVKVK; translated from the exons ATGTCTTGCTCATCTCATGTCTCCTCttccagggctgggggcagcgGCTCGGTCAGGGTGTCCGCTGCTGGGAGCAGCTTCAGCAGTGGAAGCAGATGCGGTCTGGGGGGTGGCTCTACCCGGGGCTTCCGAGGAGGAACCGGCGGCCGTGGCCTGAGCCGGGGATCAGGCAGTGGCTCCGGAGGAGGTTTTGGTAGCTCGGTACAGGGTGGCTTTGGAGGCACTtcaggctctggggctggctTTGGCGGGGGTTCTGGCTTTGGCGGGGGTTCTGGCTTTGGCGGAGGCTCTGGCTTTGGTGGGGGGTCTGGCTTTGGCGGGGGCTCTGGAATTGGGGGGGGTGCTAGTGGAGGCTTCTACATCTATGGCGGTGGTCtggggggtggaagggggggTGGTGTTGGTGATGGGGGACTTTTCTCCGGAGGTGAAAAGCAAACCATGCGGAACCTCAATGACCGCCTGGCCAGTTACCTAGACAAGGTCAGAGCCCTGGAGGAGGCCAACAGTGATCTGGAGAGCAAAATCAAGGAGTGGTATGACAAATTTGGGCCTGGGTCTGGAGATGGTGGATCTGGAAAAGATTACAACAAATACTATCCAGTAATTGAAGATCTCCGGAATCAG ATCATTGCTGCAACTATTGAAAATGCTGGGATCGTTTTGCAGATTGACAATGCCAGATTGGCTGCTGATGACTTCAGACTGAA GTATGAGAACGAGCTGTATCTCTGGCAGGCCGTGGAGGCCGACATCAACGGCCTTCGGAAAGTTCTGGATGACCTGACCATGACACGCGCTGACCTGGAGATGCAGATTGAGAGCCTCACCGAGGAGCTGGCCTACCTGAAGAAGAACCACGAGGAG GAAATGAAGACTATGCAAGGAAGCTCCGGAGGGGACGTGACCGTGGAAATGAACGCCGCCCCCGGCACCGACCTGACCAAGTTACTGAATGACATGAGGGCACAGTATGAAGAGCTGGCGGAGCAAAATCGCCACGAGGCCGAGGAGCAGTTCAACAAGCAG agCGCATCACTGCAAGCACAAATTTCTACCAATGCCGGAGCAGCCAGTTCTGCCAAGAATGAGATCACAGAACTGAGACGTACTCTGCAAGCCCTGGAAATTGAGCTTCAGTCCCAAACGGCCATG aaaagctCCCTGGAAGCGACGCTGGCTGACACAGAAGCTGACTACATGGCTCAGCTGTCAGAGATCCAGATGCAGATCAGCGGCCTGGAGGAACAGATCTGCCAGATCCGGGGCGAGACCGAATGCCAGAACGCAGAATATGAGCAGCTGCTGAACGTCAAGACCTGCCTGGAGATGGAGATTGAGACCTACCACCGCCTGCTGGATGGAGAGGGAGG CAGTTCTGGTTTTGGAGGATCTGATTTTAGAAACTCGGGCTCCAGAAATACAGGATCCAGAAACATGGGATCTAGGGATTTGTCTGTGTCTGGTGACTCAAGATCTGGAAGCTGCTCTGGCCAAGGAAGAg AGGCAAACAAGACAAGAGTAACAAAGACCATCGTGGAGGAAGTGGTGGACGGCAAAGTCATCTCATCTCAGGTCAGCAATGTTTCTGAAGTGAAAGTTAAGTAA
- the KRT24 gene encoding keratin, type I cytoskeletal 24 isoform X2 → MSCSSHVSSSRAGGSGSVRVSAAGSSFSSGSRCGLGGGSTRGFRGGTGGRGLSRGSGSGSGGGFGSSVQGGFGGTSGSGAGFGGGSGFGGGSGFGGGSGFGGGSGFGGGSGIGGGASGGFYIYGGGLGGGRGGGVGDGGLFSGGEKQTMRNLNDRLASYLDKVRALEEANSDLESKIKEWYDKFGPGSGDGGSGKDYNKYYPVIEDLRNQIIAATIENAGIVLQIDNARLAADDFRLKYENELYLWQAVEADINGLRKVLDDLTMTRADLEMQIESLTEELAYLKKNHEEEMKTMQGSSGGDVTVEMNAAPGTDLTKLLNDMRAQYEELAEQNRHEAEEQFNKQSASLQAQISTNAGAASSAKNEITELRRTLQALEIELQSQTAMKSSLEATLADTEADYMAQLSEIQMQISGLEEQICQIRGETECQNAEYEQLLNVKTCLEMEIETYHRLLDGEGGSGFGGSDFRNSGSRNTGSRNMGSRDLSVSGDSRSGSCSGQGREANKTRVTKTIVEEVVDGKVISSQVSNVSEVKVK, encoded by the exons ATGTCTTGCTCATCTCATGTCTCCTCttccagggctgggggcagcgGCTCGGTCAGGGTGTCCGCTGCTGGGAGCAGCTTCAGCAGTGGAAGCAGATGCGGTCTGGGGGGTGGCTCTACCCGGGGCTTCCGAGGAGGAACCGGCGGCCGTGGCCTGAGCCGGGGATCAGGCAGTGGCTCCGGAGGAGGTTTTGGTAGCTCGGTACAGGGTGGCTTTGGAGGCACTtcaggctctggggctggctTTGGCGGGGGTTCTGGCTTTGGCGGGGGTTCTGGCTTTGGCGGAGGCTCTGGCTTTGGTGGGGGGTCTGGCTTTGGCGGGGGCTCTGGAATTGGGGGGGGTGCTAGTGGAGGCTTCTACATCTATGGCGGTGGTCtggggggtggaagggggggTGGTGTTGGTGATGGGGGACTTTTCTCCGGAGGTGAAAAGCAAACCATGCGGAACCTCAATGACCGCCTGGCCAGTTACCTAGACAAGGTCAGAGCCCTGGAGGAGGCCAACAGTGATCTGGAGAGCAAAATCAAGGAGTGGTATGACAAATTTGGGCCTGGGTCTGGAGATGGTGGATCTGGAAAAGATTACAACAAATACTATCCAGTAATTGAAGATCTCCGGAATCAG ATCATTGCTGCAACTATTGAAAATGCTGGGATCGTTTTGCAGATTGACAATGCCAGATTGGCTGCTGATGACTTCAGACTGAA GTATGAGAACGAGCTGTATCTCTGGCAGGCCGTGGAGGCCGACATCAACGGCCTTCGGAAAGTTCTGGATGACCTGACCATGACACGCGCTGACCTGGAGATGCAGATTGAGAGCCTCACCGAGGAGCTGGCCTACCTGAAGAAGAACCACGAGGAG GAAATGAAGACTATGCAAGGAAGCTCCGGAGGGGACGTGACCGTGGAAATGAACGCCGCCCCCGGCACCGACCTGACCAAGTTACTGAATGACATGAGGGCACAGTATGAAGAGCTGGCGGAGCAAAATCGCCACGAGGCCGAGGAGCAGTTCAACAAGCAG agCGCATCACTGCAAGCACAAATTTCTACCAATGCCGGAGCAGCCAGTTCTGCCAAGAATGAGATCACAGAACTGAGACGTACTCTGCAAGCCCTGGAAATTGAGCTTCAGTCCCAAACGGCCATG aaaagctCCCTGGAAGCGACGCTGGCTGACACAGAAGCTGACTACATGGCTCAGCTGTCAGAGATCCAGATGCAGATCAGCGGCCTGGAGGAACAGATCTGCCAGATCCGGGGCGAGACCGAATGCCAGAACGCAGAATATGAGCAGCTGCTGAACGTCAAGACCTGCCTGGAGATGGAGATTGAGACCTACCACCGCCTGCTGGATGGAGAGGGAGG TTCTGGTTTTGGAGGATCTGATTTTAGAAACTCGGGCTCCAGAAATACAGGATCCAGAAACATGGGATCTAGGGATTTGTCTGTGTCTGGTGACTCAAGATCTGGAAGCTGCTCTGGCCAAGGAAGAg AGGCAAACAAGACAAGAGTAACAAAGACCATCGTGGAGGAAGTGGTGGACGGCAAAGTCATCTCATCTCAGGTCAGCAATGTTTCTGAAGTGAAAGTTAAGTAA